The Candidatus Thermokryptus mobilis nucleotide sequence AAAAACTGCCTCCTGTTCAACTTCGGCAACATCTCAAAGAACTTCTCTCGCTCCTTCAAATACTGCTCCTCTTTTCTCTCACTTGGCATTTTCGGCATAATTAAAGCACCTCCTTTTTGTTATTTATTTGTTTTCCGGAAAATCTTTCGGGAATTCACCCGTTAGCGACTTTAAAAATTCAACAAGGTCTTGTTTTTCCTGATCGGTCAAGTTCAAAGGTCTCATCTCACCAGAAAGGTTCGGGTTTTCATTTCCACCACGATTGTAAAATTCAATCACATCTAAAAGTGTTGCTTCACTCCCATCGTGCATATATGGAGCTGTGAGCTCAACATTTCTCAATGTAGGTGTCTTAAATGCCCCAATATCTTTGGGATTAAATGTCACAAGGAACCTTCCAAGTTCTGAATAAGCCGGGTTCAAAGCAAGTTCGTCAAGTTTTCTCTGATCAAGCTTCCCCTCCTTGACTAAAAGTTCCGCCTTTCGGGCAAGCTCCGCAAATCCTTCTTGATTCATAGCAACGCCAATGTTATGATACTTGTTATCCGTAAAGAAAGGATTTGAACGGTTGAACTCATGACAAGTTATACATCTCGCCTTGCCCTGAAATAACTGCCATCCTCTCTTTGCTGACTCACTTATAGCATTTTGATCTCCAGCTATGAACCTGTCAAAAGGTGAATTACCTGTAAGAAGCGTCCTTTCAAACGCAGCAATCGCTTGGGCTATTCTATCAATAGTAATCTCACCACCAAATACCTTTTTGAAGGCATCAACATATTCTGGGATTCCTTTGAGTTTCTTAACAACTGCATCGTGATCCGGCATACCCATTTCAATTGGGTTAATTATCGGCTGTTTCGCCTGTTCCTCAAGCGTTTTGGCTCTGCCATCCCAAAACTGCTCTTCATAAAACATTGCGTTCAAAACCGTCGGCGCATTCCTCGCCCCTTTCTGCCCTTTAACACCTTCGCTTACTTTCTTTCCATCTGTAAAGGCAAATTTTGGATCATGACATGTCGCGCAGGAAACAGTATTATCAACTGAAAGACGCTTGTCAAAATATAATTTCCGACCAAGCTCAACCTTCTCAGGAGTTATAGGATTATCAGGCGGGACGAAAATTTCCCAAATGTCTCTTGGAATCCCCAACGGAATTTTTACTTCGTAACTTACCCTGGCGTTTGATTCGGCTTGCTTCTCGGTTATAAATGTTAAACTTAAAAGAAAGCCTAAAAAGAGAAGAATTAAATAAAAAACATTTCGCCTCATTGTCATGGTCTGTCCTTTATTTTTGTCTTCATCTATATTGACAACCAAATAAGAAACTTTATTCCAGCCTAGACCCGCTTGATATTTTGAGAATTTTACTCAGGCAAGATAAACTTCGCAAATATGTATATTTTCAAAGTATCATCAACAGGGATAAAAAGAAGAGAGGGACGCTTCACACCAAATTCTGTTAAACTCACTTTAAAATTACCGTCAACGAACAAATTATTCCCGTCAAACCTCGCTTTACCTTTCATCTCAATCTTCCTTGTTTGTCCGTGAAATGTTAAAAATCCTC carries:
- a CDS encoding cytochrome-c peroxidase, giving the protein MRRNVFYLILLFLGFLLSLTFITEKQAESNARVSYEVKIPLGIPRDIWEIFVPPDNPITPEKVELGRKLYFDKRLSVDNTVSCATCHDPKFAFTDGKKVSEGVKGQKGARNAPTVLNAMFYEEQFWDGRAKTLEEQAKQPIINPIEMGMPDHDAVVKKLKGIPEYVDAFKKVFGGEITIDRIAQAIAAFERTLLTGNSPFDRFIAGDQNAISESAKRGWQLFQGKARCITCHEFNRSNPFFTDNKYHNIGVAMNQEGFAELARKAELLVKEGKLDQRKLDELALNPAYSELGRFLVTFNPKDIGAFKTPTLRNVELTAPYMHDGSEATLLDVIEFYNRGGNENPNLSGEMRPLNLTDQEKQDLVEFLKSLTGEFPKDFPENK